A genome region from Drosophila simulans strain w501 chromosome 2R, Prin_Dsim_3.1, whole genome shotgun sequence includes the following:
- the LOC27206693 gene encoding LOW QUALITY PROTEIN: pikachurin-like (The sequence of the model RefSeq protein was modified relative to this genomic sequence to represent the inferred CDS: inserted 1 base in 1 codon) has product MAAVLPENALLAKALLFFLTLIYVYNSFIKNPCTCLQEVKNWPREGVIRHDQPTNRLENISAAEPAVVGAAMTTDRSTPTCNLDCGSDGICALEATAASSRCLCPFGKTGTGCQEDIRAHVPRFAKRSWLAFPALHGAYKHVQLRIEFRPESFDGIILLSGRRDDLTGDFMALLLNKGFVEFWFDCGSGVGSVRSRETILLNEWNSVIIYRHRWDAWLVLNHGTKVQGRSNGLFSRITFREPVFLGGIGNITGLAKRLPLAEGFAGCIRRFVANEHDYKFTEHPLGDVINGFDIQDCSTDMCVRYPCQHGGKCLPSDQGAICLCPIGFVGDLCEIRMDLQVPAFNGSSFLRYAPLGALRSTLIWLDLNVTLKPEQADGLILYSGPEHRGDFIALYLNDGFVEFAFDLGSGPVLVRSEHSLSLGQWHTIKISRTARLAVLKVDKHQEVLTISSNGFWHLSLDQNLFVGGVNHVDRLPLDLKYKPFFVGCIQKIDINGHSLGIVAEALGGSNIGNCPHACVARPCGPLAECVPQMESYECRCSIHNERCNKAAEVPPEQLPELAFHKSKVLETKDNGEAAKKVSGLAHKKHSKKHRNLHKLTPATSTTTSTTSTTTTTTEAPSERTEEATAGALSNEEIEDDIIFRLVQQQQQQKEXAPATSATSSGPPKAKPRLSAKHHASKHEHHQKPNAAFTRKLSRLPTHYESFQTNPDSDILTFEDNNNWVTSLQQQEYGDAMAASQVPLAFEDASRKSSWPAK; this is encoded by the exons ATGGCCGCTGTGCTGCCGGAAAACGCGCTGCTGGCCAAGGCCTTGCTGTTCTTCTTAACGCTCATCTATGTGTACAACTCCTTCATTAAGAATCCCTGCACTTGCCTGCAGGAGGTTAAGAACTGGCCGCGCGAAGGCGTCATCAGGCAtgaccaaccaaccaaccgacTTGAGAACATATCAGCAGCGGAACCGGCTGTCGTGGGAGCAGCCATGACAACAGACAG GAGCACTCCCACATGCAATCTGGATTGCGGTTCCGATGGAATCTGTGCCTTGGAGGCAACTGCCGCCAGTTCTCGTTGTCTTTGTCCCTTTGGCAAAACGGGCACTGGATGTCAGGAAG ATATTCGAGCCCATGTGCCGCGTTTCGCCAAGCGATCCTGGCTAGCATTTCCGGCGCTCCATGGCGCCTACAAGCACGTCCAGCTGCGCATCGAATTCCGTCCAGAGTCCTTTGACGGCATTATCCTGCTGAGCGGAAGGCGCGATGACCTCACCGGTGACTTTATGGCCCTGCTACTAAACAAGGGCTTCGTGGAGTTCTGGTTTGACTGTGGTTCCGGCGTGGGCAGCGTTCGATCCCGGGAGACCATTCTGCTGAACGAATGGAACTCGGTGATCATCTACCGCCATCGATGGGATGCCTGGCTGGTGCTTAATCATGGCACGAAGGTCCAGGGAAGATCAAAT GGATTGTTCTCACGCATCACTTTCCGGGAACCAGTTTTCCTGGGTGGAATTGGCAACATAACTGGATTGGCCAAGCGTCTACCTCTGGCCGAGGGATTCGCCGGCTGCATTCGTCGTTTTGTGGCCAACGAACATGACTACAAGTTCACAGAGCATCCGTTGGGCGATGTCATCAATGGATTTGATATAC AGGACTGTTCCACCGACATGTGTGTGAGGTATCCTTGCCAGCATGGTGGCAAGTGCCTACCTTCAGATCAGGGCGCTATATGCCTATGTCCAATAGGATTTGTTGGAGATCTGTGTGAGATTCGAATGGATCTACAG GTTCCCGCCTTCAATGGCTCATCTTTCCTACGCTACGCTCCACTGGGAGCACTACGCTCCACCCTCATTTGGTTGGATCTAAATGTGACCCTTAAGCCCGAGCAAGCAGATGGATTGATCCTGTACTCAGGTCCAGAGCATCGAGGTGACTTTATAGCACTCTACCTCAACGACGGCTTTGTGGAGTTTGCCTTTGATCTCGGCAGTGGTCCAGTTTTAGTGCG GAGCGAACATTCCCTCAGTCTGGGTCAATGGCACACCATCAAGATCTCGCGAACAGCTCGACTGGCGGTGCTCAAG GTGGATAAACATCAGGAGGTCTTAACCATTTCATCAAACGGCTTCTGGCATTTGTCGCTGGACCAGAATCTCTTTGTGGGCGGCGTTAACCACGTGGACCGTCTGCCTCTGGACCTCAAGTACAAACCCTTCTTCGTTGGCTGCATCCAGAAG ATCGACATCAATGGCCACTCGCTGGGCATTGTGGCGGAGGCATTGGGTggcagcaacatcggcaacTGCCCCCACGCCTGTGTGGCACGACCCTGCGGCCCCCTGGCGGAGTGCGTGCCTCAAATGGAGAGCTACGAGTGCCGCTGCAGCATCCACAATGAGCGCTGCAACAAGGCCGCCGAGGTGCCGCCCGAGCAGCTGCCCGAGCTGGCTTTCCACAAGTCCAAGGTCCTCGAGACGAAGGACAATGGAGAGGCGGCGAAGAAGGTGTCTGGCTTGGCGCACAAGAAGCATTCCAAAAAGCACAGGAATTTGCATAAGCTAACCCCTGCCACGAGCACGACCACAAGCACCACCtcaaccaccaccacgaccacTGAAGCGCCTTCTGAGAGGACAGAGGAAGCCACTGCGGGGGCGCTAAGCAACGAGGAAATCGAAGATGATATCATATTCCGTCTtgtgcagcaacaacagcagcagaagg ctgcCCCAGCCACCTCAGCCACGTCCAGTGGTCCACCTAAAGCAAAGCCCAGGCTTTCAGCGAAGCACCATGCCAGCAAGCACGAGCACCATCAGAAGCCCAATGCTGCCTTCACCCGCAAGCTGAGTCGCCTGCCCACCCACTACGAGAGTTTCCAGACGAACCCCGACAGCGATATCCTCACCTTCGAGGACAACAATAACTGGGTGACCAGTCTGCAGCAACAGGAGTACGGCGATGCCATGGCGGCCAGTCAGGTGCCATTGGCCTTTGAGGATGCATCTCGGAAATCGTCCTGGCCGGCGAAATGA
- the LOC6734697 gene encoding pikachurin, translated as MSTSKHHQHHCRVVCVWLLLVLSSLSSASIAVGAIPEPEEAAFQGHCGHTSPCEQLCYEIHDGMYECDCIEGYELNKNGYSCQVINATSNSLDGRGKSDEDVLYQKGASFSAKLANDDGGKAMAKSTFTLSASQAASPAGNENGEDESGSEGDSYDYGELEDSNSETQEQKQQSLNLQQQQQKVNSNDYYISAESINFNSESEGQEQQDVADFKAASTMLPSSVPPTPSRSTTRATAGTTTTTTTTRRSPTRAPKQRVDVDYGEGDGSDDYSYSYKSDMSVYDDVNNNQLNLRRNSKSQTYQQTSNTNTAKNRRKYPNVTSNKVQMHITRETNRLENISAAEPAVVGAAMTTDRSTPTCNLDCGSDGICALEATAASSRCLCPFGKTGTGCQEDIRAHVPRFAKRSWLAFPALHGAYKHVQLRIEFRPESFDGIILLSGERDDLTGDFMALLLNKGFVEFWFDCGSGVGSVRSRETILLNEWNSVIIYRHRWDAWLVLNHGTKVQGRSNGLFSRITFREPVFLGGIGNITGLAKRLPLAEGFAGCIRRFVANEHDYKFTEHPLGDVINGFDIQDCSTDKCVRYPCQHGGKCLPSDQGAICLCPIGFVGDLCEIRMDLQVPAFNGSSFLRYAPLGDSALIWLELKVTLKPEQADGLILYSGPEHRGDFIALYLNDGFVEFAFDLGSGPALVRSEHSLSLGQWHTIKISRTARLAVLKVDKHQEVLTISSNGFWHLSLDQNLFVGGVNHVDRLPLDLKYKPFFVGCIQKIDINGHSLGIVAEALGGSNIGNCPHACVARPCGPLAECVPQMESYECRCSIHNERCNKAAEVPPEQLPELALHKSKVLETKDNGEAAKKVSGLAHKKHSKKHRNLHKPTPATSTATSTTSTTTTTTEAPSERTEEATAGALSNEEIEDDIIFRLVQQQQQQKELKKQHQQTTTTAPATSATSTGPSKAKPRLSAKHHASKHEHHQKPNAAFTRKLSRLPTHYESFQTNPDSDILTFEDNNDWVTSLQQQEYGDAMAASQVPLAFEDGSPGTPRSSDKNEDDENAFVFDESLFDASDGTEEYQRKQLAQDMKRIMSNSNAHSSHKKAEVQFPPQGSQEVGSPNEDTSQYSDDYNDDELLTPVMQGGEEVKLESHASSTPQTHTDWSLLKKFDLSAEHQSQVQGVRKNFGACFAGSDSYFHYNDADTMSQVISYSIDLNLRIKTHSENGVILWTGRQGTTEEHDDYLSLGIEQGYLHFRYDLGSGEVDIRFNGTKVSDGLWHRVRAIRNSQEGYLEVDGRKTVTLRAPGKLRQLNTDTGLYVGGMPDVGYFTHQRYFSGIVGCISEIVLAGEMKLNFDPNTLGTEHNVETGLL; from the exons ATGTCAACTTCAAAGCATCACCAGCACCATTGCCGAGTCGTCTGCGTGTGGCTCCTCCTGGTGCTATCATCACTATCGTCGGCCAGCATCGCTGTGGGTGCGATCCCGGAGCCGGAGGAGGCGGCCTTTCAAG GCCACTGTGGACACACCAGCCCCTGCGAACAACTATGCTACGAGATCCACGATGGAATGTACGAGTGCGACTGCATCGAGGGCTACGAGCTGAACAAGAACGGTTACAGCTGTCAAG TAATTAACGCCACTTCCAACAGTTTggatgggcgtggcaagtcgGACGAGGATGTGCTCTACCAGAAGGGCGCCTCGTTCAGCGCCAAGTTGGCGAACGACGATGGTGGCAAGGCGATGGCCAAGTCCACGTTCACCCTATCCGCCTCGCAAGCCGCCTCGCCGGCGGGCAACGAAAACGGAGAGGATGAGTCCGGATCCGAGGGCGACAGCTACGATTACGGCGAGCTGGAGGATAGCAACTCGGAGACACAGGAACAGAAGCAGCAATCGCTGAATcttcagcaacagcaacagaaagtCAATTCAAACGATTACTACATATCAGCGGAGAGCATCAACTTTAATTCGGAGTCCGagggccaggagcagcaggatgtGGCCGACTTCAAGGCGGCCAGCACGATGCTGCCCAGCTCGGTGCCCCCCACACCCAGCAGAAGCACGACAAGGGCAACCGCCGGCACAACCACGACGACCACGACCACAAGGCGATCCCCCACCAGGGCGCCCAAGCAGCGAGTGGATGTGGACTATGGCGAGGGCGATGGCAGCGATGACTATAGCTACAGCTATAAGTCGGACATGTCCGTCTACGACGATGTCAACAATAATCAATTAAACTTAAGACGCAACAGCAAATCGCAAACATATCAGCAGACAAGCAATACCAACACGGCCAAGAACCGCAGGAAGTACCCAAACGTAACCAGCAACAAGGTCCAAATGCATATCACGAGGGAGACCAACCGACTTGAGAACATATCAGCAGCGGAACCGGCTGTCGTGGGAGCAGCCATGACAACAGACAG GAGCACTCCCACATGCAATCTGGATTGCGGTTCCGATGGAATCTGTGCCTTGGAGGCAACTGCCGCCAGTTCTCGTTGTCTTTGTCCCTTTGGCAAAACGGGCACTGGCTGTCAGGAAG ATATTCGAGCCCATGTGCCGCGTTTCGCCAAGCGATCCTGGCTAGCATTTCCGGCGCTCCATGGCGCCTACAAGCACGTCCAACTGCGCATCGAATTCCGTCCAGAGTCCTTTGACGGCATTATCCTGCTGAGCGGAGAGCGCGATGACCTCACCGGTGACTTTATGGCCCTGCTACTAAACAAGGGCTTCGTGGAGTTCTGGTTTGACTGTGGTTCCGGCGTGGGCAGCGTTCGATCCCGGGAGACCATTCTGCTGAACGAATGGAACTCGGTGATCATCTACCGCCATCGATGGGATGCCTGGCTGGTGCTTAATCATGGCACGAAGGTCCAGGGAAGATCAAAT GGATTGTTCTCACGCATCACTTTCCGGGAACCAGTTTTCCTGGGTGGAATTGGCAACATAACTGGATTGGCCAAGCGTCTACCTCTGGCCGAGGGATTCGCCGGCTGCATTCGTCGTTTTGTGGCCAACGAACATGACTACAAGTTCACAGAGCATCCCTTGGGCGATGTCATCAATGGATTTGATATAC AGGACTGTTCCACCGACAAGTGTGTGAGGTATCCTTGCCAGCATGGTGGCAAGTGCCTACCTTCAGATCAGGGCGCTATATGCCTATGTCCAATAGGATTTGTTGGAGATCTGTGTGAGATTCGAATGGATCTACAG GTTCCCGCCTTCAATGGCTCATCTTTCCTACGCTACGCTCCACTGGGCGATAGTGCCCTCATTTGGTTGGAGCTAAAGGTGACCCTTAAGCCCGAGCAAGCAGATGGCTTGATCCTGTACTCAGGTCCAGAGCATCGAGGTGACTTTATAGCCCTCTACCTCAACGACGGCTTTGTGGAGTTTGCCTTTGATCTCGGCAGTGGTCCAGCTTTAGTGCG GAGCGAACATTCCCTCAGTCTGGGTCAATGGCACACCATCAAGATCTCGCGAACTGCTCGACTGGCGGTGCTCAAG GTGGATAAACATCAGGAGGTCTTAACCATTTCATCAAACGGCTTCTGGCACTTGTCGCTGGACCAGAATCTCTTTGTGGGCGGCGTTAACCACGTGGACCGTCTGCCTCTGGACCTCAAGTACAAACCCTTCTTCGTTGGCTGCATCCAGAAG ATCGACATCAATGGCCACTCGCTGGGCATTGTGGCGGAGGCATTGGGTggcagcaacatcggcaacTGCCCCCACGCCTGTGTGGCACGACCCTGCGGCCCCCTGGCGGAGTGCGTGCCTCAAATGGAGAGCTACGAGTGCCGCTGCAGCATCCACAATGAGCGCTGCAACAAGGCCGCCGAGGTGCCGCCCGAGCAGCTGCCCGAGCTGGCTCTCCACAAGTCCAAGGTCCTCGAGACGAAGGACAATGGGGAGGCGGCGAAGAAGGTGTCTGGTTTGGCGCACAAGAAGCATTCCAAAAAGCACAGGAATTTGCATAAGCCAACCCCTGCCACGAGCACGGCCACAAGCACCACCtcaaccaccaccacgaccacTGAAGCGCCTTCTGAGAGGACAGAGGAAGCCACTGCGGGGGCGCTAAGCAACGAGGAAATCGAAGACGATATCATATTCCGTCTtgtgcagcaacaacagcagcagaaggagctCAAgaagcagcatcagcagaCGACTACTACTGCCCCAGCCACCTCAGCCACATCCACTGGTCCATCTAAAGCAAAGCCCAGGCTTTCAGCGAAGCACCATGCCAGCAAGCACGAGCACCATCAGAAGCCCAATGCTGCCTTCACCCGCAAGCTGAGTCGCCTGCCCACCCACTACGAGAGTTTCCAGACGAACCCCGACAGCGATATCCTCACCTTCGAGGACAACAATGACTGGGTGACCAgtctgcagcagcaggagtacGGCGATGCCATGGCGGCCAGTCAGGTGCCATTGGCCTTTGAGGATGGAAGCCCCGGTACTCCCAGGTCGAGTGACAAAAACGAAGATGACGAGAACGCCTTTGTGTTCGATGAGTCGCTTTTTGACGCCTCCGATGGAACGGAGGAGTACCAGCGCAAGCAACTGGCCCAGGACATGAAGCGCATCATGTCAAATTCAAATGCGCACTCTAGTCACAAGAAGGCTGAGGTCCAGTTTCCACCTCAAGGCAGTCAAGAAGTTGGTTCCCCCAACGAAGACACCTCTCAGTACAGCGACGACTACAACGATGATGAGCTTTTGACGCCAGTTATGCAGGGGGGTGAGGAAGTCAAGCTGGAATCGCATGCCTCCAGCACACCGCAGACCCATACCGACTGGAGTCTTCTGAAGAAGTTCGACCTGTCCGCCGAGCACCAGTCGCAGGTTCAGGGCGTACGCAAGAATTTTGGAGCTTGCTTCGCCGGCAGCGATAGCTATTTCCACTACAATGACGCGGACACCATGAGCCAGGTGATCAGCTACAGCATCGATCTCAATCTGCGCATCAAGACACACTCGGAGAACGGCGTGATTCTGTGGACAGGACGCCAGGGAACGACGGAGGAACACGACGACTACCTCTCGCTGGGCATAGAACAGGG GTACTTACACTTCCGCTATGACTTGGGCTCTGGTGAGGTTGATATCCGCTTCAATGGCACCAAGGTCAGCGATGGTCTGTGGCATCGCGTGAGAGCCATAAG AAACTCTCAAGAGGGCTATCTGGAGGTGGATGGCAGAAAGACAGTCACTTTGCGGGCGCCTGGTAAACTCCGCCAGCTTAACACAGACACCGGTCTTTATGTGG GTGGAATGCCCGATGTGGGTTACTTTACGCACCAGCGCTACTTCAGCGGCATCGTCGGCTGCATCTCGGAAATCGTCCTGGCCGGCGAAATGAAACTGAACTTCGATCCGAATACGCTGGGAACGGAGCACAATGTGGAGACGGGCCTCCTATGA